The segment CATCAATCGTCATGAGTTCGGGCGAGCAGTATAACGTTATGCCCACACATCTAGAACACTACCCCGCGACNNNNNNNNNNNNNNNNNNNNNNNNNNNNNNNNNNNNNNNNNNNNNNNNNNNNNNNNNNNNNNNNNNNNNNNNNNNNNNNNNNNNNNNNNNNNNNNNNNNNGAACTCGGATCAAGCGGCTTGCCAGAAAGACGATCTGTTTTTCCAAGACTGAGAAGATGCATGATACTGTGATTGGATTATTCATCAATCGTCATGAGTTCGGGCGAGCAGTATAACGTTATGCCCACACATCTAGAACACTACCTAGGTTTTCCTGGTGTCGCAGTC is part of the Leptolyngbya boryana PCC 6306 genome and harbors:
- a CDS encoding IS1 family transposase is translated as TRIKRLARKTICFSKTEKMHDTVIGLFINRHEFGRAV